In Brevibacillus marinus, the genomic window CGTTTTCCCTCAAGCCTGTACCGTGGTGCGAACACGGCTTCTCCTACTCCGCAACGGAGCGCCCCGGCAAACATCCCTATCACGCAGCCGGCCTCTACTACCTGCAGGAGCCCAGCGCCATGGCCGTCGCCGAGGCGCTCGGCGTCTGTCCGGGCGAGGTGGTGCTGGATTTGTGCGCCGCGCCCGGCGGGAAGTCGACGCAAATCGCGGCGTTCCTGAACGGGACGGGACTGCTGATCGCCAACGAGATCCATCCGACACGCGCCAAGGCGCTCTCCGAAAACATCGAGCGGCTCGGCGTCACCAACGCGATCGTCACCAACGAGACCCCTGAGCGGCTGGCAGAGCGTTTTCCATGCAGCTTTGACCGGATTCTCGTCGATGCGCCCTGCTCCGGCGAAGGCATGTTCCGCAAGCTGCCGGAGGCGCGTGCGGACTGGTCGCCGGCGAAAGTGGAACAGTGCCACGCGCTGCAGCTGGCGATCCTCGCCGCCGCCGCCAGGATGCTGAAACCGGGCGGTACGTTGGTTTACTCCACCTGTACGTTTGCTCCCGAGGAAAACGAGCAGACGGTCGAAGCGTTTCTCGCAGCTCATCCGGAGTTTGCCCTGCTGCCCGTCCCGCACCGCGAACAATTCCGCCCCGGCCAGACCGCCTGGACGAAACGGGGCGATTCCCGCGTGGCGGCCTCCGCGCGGCTCTGGCCGCATCTTTTGCCCGGTGAAGGCCATTTTCTCGCCAAGCTGGTCAAGCAGGACACAGCGCCAGCTGATGAGGCGGCCGTTTCCGCCGGCAAAAAACGCAGCCCGCGGAAAAAAGGGGCCGCCAAAGCAGCCGTCAGCCGCGAAGAGAGCATCGCGGCATGGCGCTCCTTTGCCGAGCAGTACGCTGGGGGAGCCTGGGAAAAAACAAGCGATTCCGACGCCTATGCGCTGTTTGGCGAGCAGCTCTACTACCTGCCGGCTGCCGCGCCCAATCTGGACGGGTTAAAAGTGCTGCGTCCCGGCTGGCATCTCGGCACGGTGAAGAAAAACCGCTTCGAGCCGGCACACGCGCTGGCACTGGCGCTGTCCGCCGACCAATGCGCGAACACGCTCCATTTCCCCGCCGCGGATCCGCTCCTGCTTCGCTACCTGAAAGGGGAAAGTTTGCCCGCGGACGGAGACAAAGGCTGGACACTGGTCTGTGCGGACCAATTCCCGATCGGTTGGGGCAAGCTGGCTGATGGCCAGCTCAAAAATCACTATCCCAAGGGACTGCGCTGGCTGTAGCGAGAGCCGCTCTCCCTGGCTTTTGCTCCATCCATCATCAGCATCCCCTCCCGGACAAATTTCAGGATCCGGGAGATCGGGACACCCGTAGCATTGGCGATTTGCATCGCGTTGGAGTGCGGGTGGGTGAGCAGATACTCCTTGACCGTACGATACACTTGTGTCTCATCATCAAGGCATTGCGGGCAGTAAGCCTGATTCGGATGTTTGGGGCGACCACAGAGCGGGCACGCTTCCCTCATCTCCTGCATTTCCTCCTCCGTGCTGAAACAGGCTAGCTTGATCCGCCGTTAGTCTTGCTACTACCCTGTTTCTTTTCCACTTAAACGTCTGGCTGGATCTTTTTTCCCAATCAAGATGGAAGAAAGATCCAGACACCCTTGGCATCTTCTATTTTATCACGATTTTCCGGGAAAAAAGAGGGAACGAGCAAGAATTTACGTAAGAAAAAAGGACCGTCATGGTCCTTCAGAGTGCTGACAAAGTGCCGCACGTGGGGAAAGGCGCCCCTTTTCCTTCCCTCACTCCGTCGCCAACCAACAGGGAAGCATATCTGTCCGCTTCAGCCCGTTGAAGCGGGCGGGCGCAAAAAGTAGTGTCGCGATCGAAGTTTTTTCACGTTTGCGCCCGAAAGCCCCCGCTTCGCCGGGCTTTCGCTCGGTTGGTTGGCAAAAGTCGTTCCTTTCGGAAAAGGGACGCTCTTAATCACAAACGCTACTTTTTCTTCAAGCTGAAGGACCGTCTTGGTCCCTTTCGATATAATAAATTCAGAATAGACAAAAAATTTTCTGATAAGAGTGTGAAGGATATAAGGATGTCTTTCTCTCTCCACGTAACACTTCCTTGGTACCTTTAGGGAAAATCGCGGTCGAATC contains:
- a CDS encoding RsmF rRNA methyltransferase first C-terminal domain-containing protein yields the protein MQTPLPTAFCERMEELLQQEYEPFLREYEREAWHGLRVNTLKITREQFLRLSPFSLKPVPWCEHGFSYSATERPGKHPYHAAGLYYLQEPSAMAVAEALGVCPGEVVLDLCAAPGGKSTQIAAFLNGTGLLIANEIHPTRAKALSENIERLGVTNAIVTNETPERLAERFPCSFDRILVDAPCSGEGMFRKLPEARADWSPAKVEQCHALQLAILAAAARMLKPGGTLVYSTCTFAPEENEQTVEAFLAAHPEFALLPVPHREQFRPGQTAWTKRGDSRVAASARLWPHLLPGEGHFLAKLVKQDTAPADEAAVSAGKKRSPRKKGAAKAAVSREESIAAWRSFAEQYAGGAWEKTSDSDAYALFGEQLYYLPAAAPNLDGLKVLRPGWHLGTVKKNRFEPAHALALALSADQCANTLHFPAADPLLLRYLKGESLPADGDKGWTLVCADQFPIGWGKLADGQLKNHYPKGLRWL